The genomic interval CGACAGGGCAGGTCTGGATGCCCGAGATCGCCGCGACTATCTGGCTGCCGCACGTAACGACCCACCAAACGAAAGGCCGACCGGAAGATCACTCCCGGCCGGCCCGTATCGAATCAACCGTCATCCAGCCGTGATCTACCAGAGCGTGAAGCCTGGCGACACGAAGTTAGGCGGCAGATAGCTGGCGAAGAATGGCCCGTAGGCAACAATGATCATTACGATTGCCACGACCATCCAGAACCCCAGTTTGTCCAGTCGCAACTCCCACTTGCTTAGACCCGGCGCCGCGAGCGTCTCCGACCACGGGATATCTGCAGGAATGTCTCCTTTCTTTCCCCAGAGAATCGTCACGAGGATCACGATGAAGAACACGAAGATCCCGATGAACATCAGCGAACCACCCACCGCCGTGAGTGCACCGCCGAGATCCCATGCCTCATTGGTGTAAGTAGCCTGCGCACGATAAATCCGCCGCGGCATTCCCTCCAGACCAGCCGAAATCATTCCGCGGGCGAAAATCAGGACGCCGATCGTGTAGATCCAGGACGAAGCCACCGCCCACGTCTTGCCCCAGAGGCCGCGACCTGACAGATAGGGGACGAGCCAGTACGCGACGCCCATGAGCGTCAGGGCCACTGCGCTGCCAACCGTCATATGAAAGTGGCCGGGAATCCAGGTCGTGTTGTGCACCACCTGATTCATCGTGAAACTGGCATTGATCAACCCGGTGATCCCGCCAAACACGAACGTGATCATGGCCAGCAGCTGGGCAACGAGTGACGGGTCCTTCCACGGCAGCTTCCGAATCCAGCCCAGCAGTCCGCGACCCCCTGCGGCCCGCCCGCCGATCTCCAGCGAAGCCATGACCGAGAAGGCCGTCGCCAGGCTCGGAAAGAACACACCAAAGGTCAGCACGCCGTGGATTGCCTTCATCCAGGTTGCGATACCTGGATCCGTGTACTGATGATGAAAGCCGGTCGGAATCGAAAGAAGCAGAAAGAGAACGAACACGAACCGCGTCAACGAGTCGCTTACGATTTTTCCCCCGGCCTGCCGCGGCACCAGCGCATACCACGACACGTAGGCCGGCAGCAGCCAGGCGTACACGATCGCGTGCGCCGTGAACCAGAAGAGCGTGCGCGTCAGCAGCGGGTCGGTTTTTTCCATCCAGCCGAGCGTCCACGGCGTCAGGAAACCGAGAAACGAAACCGCAATCGGGATGGACGCGAGCCCCCACATCGAGTAGGAGAACACAGAAATGTGAGCAAGCAGCGGCACGCGCTCCCCGGGATTCTCCTTTCTCCACTGTCTCCAAACGATGATCATGTTCGCCAGCGCGACCCACGTGCTCACGACCACCAGCGCAAGGCCGATGTAGTACGTCCAGTGGGCCTGCAGTGGGGCGTACGACGTGTACAGCACGCTGGCCTTGTTCGCCGCCACGGCGTAGATCACCAGTACGTTTCCGAGAGCGAGCAGGCCGAACGAAAGCCAGAGCATCCAGTCCACGAGCTTCTTTGACAGGGCCCTCGCGGTCATCAGAGGCAGGAAGCCGTTCGAGAACGAGAAGGTGAAAATCAGCGCGTTGGCAACACCGTGCGCGGTAAGGCCCTGGTAGTAGCTTTTCAGAAACGGGAAGTACCCCAGGATGTCAATCCCGGCATACGAAAGCGATTGCGCCAGTCCATGGAAGATGCCCGCGGTCAGCGCTGCATAACCGATGTACATGGCCCAGAGAAGTGGTCGCCGCTGGTTTTCGGGCAGCTTGAAGCCCGATGGATCAAAGACAATTGCGTTCATCAGGCTATTCCACGATTACTTTTCCGTACATGGTGTGGTGACCGATGCCGCAATACTCATGGCAGATAAGCAAGCGTTCACCGGGATCGTTGAATACGTAGGTATTACGCGATACCTGGCCGGGGACAAGCATCATGTTGACGCGCGTGCCCTCGACCTGCAGTCCGTGTATGACGTCGTTCGAGGTCGCGACGAACGTCACTTCGGCGCCCGCCGGGACTCGAATCTCGGCCGGGACAAACGCCCACACCTGGCCGATCATCACGACTTCGTAGGAGTTCTCTCCGGTCTGCCGTACGCCCGGATTATCGAACGGCGGCTGCGACCGCATGGTCGCCGGATCAACCTGGCCTACTCGGCCCGGCAGGTTTATGCCCATCGCGATGCTCGCGTAGGCAAGTACTCCCATGCACGCGACCAGCAACACCGCGCCAAGCCACAGGAAGGCCTTTTCGTACGTCTCGATTCTATTCATGGCTATCGGTCTAGTAGTGTCATGTACATGAGCGCCCAGAAGCCGAAGATCATCATCAGGAAGATCATCGTGAGAAACAGGGTACCCGTAACGACAGGCTCCTGATCAGCCGGAAGTCCATCGTGCTGCTCCTGAGAAGTCGTCGTCTCCGGCGCAGTTGTCCCTTTCAAGTCAGTCATGGTATCTCAGGGAAACTGGTGAACGATTTATGTTTTCTCGGGCTCTGAATGCCACGCATTGACTCGCCGTCCCACGATGGCGAGAAGTCCGATCAGAAGTGCCAGCACAGGAATTGAGATCCCGATTCGGACCAGGTCCACTTGCAACGCAAGCAGTTGGTTGATCGTCTCCCACAGGTACGCAACCATCGGCAGACCGACCAGGACGAATAGCGCCATCAGAAAAAACGTCTTGGCTGAACTCATCGTCGGGTGAAGGCCGGGCCGAAGGGGCGAAATCTGATTTGTGCGGCGGGTGTCGAGCACTCAACAGCGCGGCGGGAATATATGCAGCGGTGGGCGCTGTGACAATTTTCCCTGTCAGGAGTAGTGGCGATCGATCTCCGGCGACCCTGTCATTCCGGAACTTGCGCGCCTGTCATTCCGAGCGCAGCGAGAACCACGGGCTGCGCCGGCCTGACGTCGCAGAGCCCTCCATGATCCCGCATTATGTCGGGAGGACCTCTTACCAAACAGAATTTGCCGAGGCAGCTCCCACGCCGGCTGCGAACGCTTGCCATGTCTTCGCGGGACTGCCCCTCCGTCATTCCGAGCGCAGCGAGGAACCTGTGCGTTGCGCCAGCCAGTCGTTATATCCTTCCAGGATCCAAAGACGACATGCGATAACCCACAAAAAAAAGAAGGCCCGAGTTCCACCAAACTCAGGCCTTCAACTCGTGAGCTCGGTTCCCAGGCCGAGCCCTACCACCCATATAGAAGTGCGTGCATCGAAGTGCACCTGTAAAGAGACGGAGGCGCAATCTCTTTTCAGGTCGACTTCACTATTCTTACCGAAGCATCGCTAAATCGCTCCCTGGGCAACCGTCAGCGCTACCGACGATCGGTGCAGCTCTGTAACGACTCGCCCTCCGGCGAAACTCAGCTCCGGCAGGAAGAACCGCAACACTGATTTCGGATGGAAATACAGTCCTATATCGACCAGATTCTAGCGCTCGGAGCCGGCTACGGCGTCAATCCCGCAATTTTCGCCGCGATTTACGTCGGTGCGATTCCGTTCTTTACGCTCTCGATCGGCTGGCTTGTTCGTAATCTGCGCAGCGGAAGATCGGCTACGCTCCCAATCCTCAGCGCCGGTTTCTTCTTTATCTCAGCTTATCTC from Rhodothermales bacterium carries:
- a CDS encoding cytochrome C oxidase subunit II translates to MNRIETYEKAFLWLGAVLLVACMGVLAYASIAMGINLPGRVGQVDPATMRSQPPFDNPGVRQTGENSYEVVMIGQVWAFVPAEIRVPAGAEVTFVATSNDVIHGLQVEGTRVNMMLVPGQVSRNTYVFNDPGERLLICHEYCGIGHHTMYGKVIVE
- a CDS encoding cytochrome C oxidase subunit I — protein: MNAIVFDPSGFKLPENQRRPLLWAMYIGYAALTAGIFHGLAQSLSYAGIDILGYFPFLKSYYQGLTAHGVANALIFTFSFSNGFLPLMTARALSKKLVDWMLWLSFGLLALGNVLVIYAVAANKASVLYTSYAPLQAHWTYYIGLALVVVSTWVALANMIIVWRQWRKENPGERVPLLAHISVFSYSMWGLASIPIAVSFLGFLTPWTLGWMEKTDPLLTRTLFWFTAHAIVYAWLLPAYVSWYALVPRQAGGKIVSDSLTRFVFVLFLLLSIPTGFHHQYTDPGIATWMKAIHGVLTFGVFFPSLATAFSVMASLEIGGRAAGGRGLLGWIRKLPWKDPSLVAQLLAMITFVFGGITGLINASFTMNQVVHNTTWIPGHFHMTVGSAVALTLMGVAYWLVPYLSGRGLWGKTWAVASSWIYTIGVLIFARGMISAGLEGMPRRIYRAQATYTNEAWDLGGALTAVGGSLMFIGIFVFFIVILVTILWGKKGDIPADIPWSETLAAPGLSKWELRLDKLGFWMVVAIVMIIVAYGPFFASYLPPNFVSPGFTLW
- a CDS encoding cytochrome c oxidase subunit 2A codes for the protein MKGTTAPETTTSQEQHDGLPADQEPVVTGTLFLTMIFLMMIFGFWALMYMTLLDR